Proteins from one Diprion similis isolate iyDipSimi1 chromosome 3, iyDipSimi1.1, whole genome shotgun sequence genomic window:
- the LOC124404569 gene encoding peroxidasin homolog yields the protein MPAKLVFVVILAVLAGIGECDGLQSYPDSDNECPNKCVCYRKTVRCTFQKLNRLPSAPTDTSVLDLRFNNIVEIDPRVFPGLNELHTLLLNDNQIRHLQANAFSDLPNLRKLYLYKNRITIIESGAFNGLVKLEQLYLHNNYLTEIKDGTFNNLAALERLFLQNNKITRLPADAFRNVGPMTRLRLDSNSLVCDCDLMWLVQRLQEKPGEMAAVCDSPNNMRGRSLIGMLPKEFHCHEPRIMEGPDDVEVRVGRSVVFTCRVSGDPKPEIKWMRDSNEVFLDGDHFAMSEDGSLRISEVTENDAGDYECVAESEMGTTRSRKARALITATNPLRFSVTPRSQSTKSGKDIHLNCEAESDPRPRISWWKNGAQITPSGRVSITETSIGGSRLTIFAAKDSDSGRYVCAARNDEGVLETSADLEVISRENNPPKLTYRPEDMEAEPGMIIEVPCRADGDPKPFIQWKKDGRSIASSNVRVSRSGSLFLYNVTVADTGRYECSAVNEYGRATAQALVKIRRPGATDALIIRAFNDAATSVDQAINRTVVALLNSKGTQRVDPFRLSRYPDAIGRAAARPAELFERTLVNIRKLVNAGVTGNASEFRYEEILTAAQVAEIERLSGCTAHRRISNCSDMCYHSRYRSMDGSCNNLQHPTWGSSYTGFRRILQPIYENGFSSPVGWEPDRLYYGFPKPAARLVSTTLISTHDVTSDDKLTHMVMQWGQFLDHDLGHALPSVTSESWDGIDCKKSCDNAAPCFPMPVPPGDPRVNNRRCIDFIRTSAVCGSGETSPLWGGLMPREQLNQLTSFIDASQVYGFDDILGRYLRDQTNDRGLLRHGPTLPGWKPLLPYANGEFVDCRRNPLESTINCFVAGDIRANEQVGLLAMHTIWLREHNRIARELFTLNPQWDGETIYQEARRIVGAQMQHITYNHWIPKIFGAPIEQLIGEYKGYDPGVNAGISNVFTTAALRFGHSLIQPRLERFDAEFKPIPQGSLPLRDAFFAPWRLVDEGGVDPLMRGMFATPAKLKRPDQNLNNELTEQLFRTAHAVALDLAAMNIQRSRDHAIPGYTEWRKFCNMSNVETFDDLAGEISSPTVRRKLSELYGHPGNVDVWVGGILEDQLPGAKVGPLFKCLLLEQFKRLRDGDRFWYENPSSLRPEQLTQIKQTSLARIMCDNGDNITRVQRDVFLMTDKPGEYVSCDEIPRVDLRLWAECCEDCDAQSNSISLSRFRRSLKEEYSKKRNRDKKDERHSLAEEKQSCNDAIRILEKEVVTMKQKLGKLNAELKRLKGSRNV from the exons ATGCCGGCGAAACTGGTGTTCGTTGTTATTCTGGCGGTTCTTGCCGGGATTGGCGAATGCGATGGTCTGCAGTCTTACCCGGACTCGGACAACGAATGCCCCAACAAGTGTGTCTGCTATAGGAAAACCGTCCGGTGCACCTTCCAAAAGTTAAATCGCCTACCGAGCGCACCTACCGATACCAGTGTTCT AGATTTGCGGTTTAACAACATAGTGGAAATTGACCCGAGAGTCTTTCCTGGGTTGAACGAGCTGCACACTTTGCTACTGAACGACAACCAGATAAGACATTTGCAGGCGAATGCTTTCTCGGATTTGCCAAATCTACGTAAATTGTATCTGTACAAAAATCGCATAACTATTATCGAGTCCGGTGCGTTTAACGGACTGGTTAAACTCGAACAATTGTATCTTCACAACAATTACTTAACCGAGATAAAAGATGGCACGTTCAACAACTTGGCCGCGCTCGAGAGACTCTTTTTACAGAACAATAAGATCACCCGTTTACCTGCGGACGCGTTTCGTAACGTCGGTCCTATGACACGATTACGACTTGATAGTAACTCGCTGGTATGCGATTGTGATCTTATGTGGCTTGTTCAACGGTTACAAGAAAAACCAGGGGAAATGGCAGCCGTTTGCGACTCTCCGAACAACATGAGGGGCCGTTCGTTGATTGGGATGTTGCCGAAGGAGTTTCATTGCC ATGAGCCGCGGATAATGGAGGGTCCTGATGACGTGGAGGTGAGGGTTGGCAGATCGGTGGTCTTCACATGCCGAGTGTCGGGCGATCCAAAACCGGAGATAAAATGGATGCGTGATTCGAACGAGGTGTTCCTGGACGGAGATCATTTCGCGATGTCGGAAGACGGGAGTCTGAGAATTTCCGAAGTGACGGAGAACGACGCCGGGGATTACGAGTGCGTCGCCGAAAGTGAAATGGGAACGACGAGATCGAGGAAGGCTCGAGCCCTGATAACGGCAACAAATCCTCTCAGGTTCTCGGTGACCCCTCGTTCCCAGAGCACAAAATCCGGGAAGGATATTCACCTGAACTGCGAAGCAGAGAGCGATCCTAGGCCGAGAATTTCATGGTGGAAAAACGGTGCGCAGATCACGCCGTCGGGAAGAGTATCGATAACCGAGACTTCCATTGGCGGATCACGGCTGACAATTTTTGCGGCAAAGGACAGCGACTCTGGTCGATACGTTTGTGCGGCGAGAAACGACGAGGGTGTCCTAGAGACAAGCGCTGATCTCGAGGTAATAAGCCGGGAGAATAATCCTCCCAAGTTGACCTACCGTCCTGAGGACATGGAGGCCGAGCCCGGGATGATAATCGAAGTTCCTTGCCGTGCTGACGGTGATCCGAAGCCTTTTATACAGTGGAAAAAGGACGGTCGCAGCATCGCGAGCAGTAATGTTCGTGTTTCCAGAAGCGGAAGCCTCTTCCTTTACAATGTTACAGTGGCGGACACAGGCCGGTATGAATGTTCAGCCGTGAACGAGTACGGCCGAGCCACGGCTCAGGCCTTGGTGAAAATCCGACGCCCCGGAGCCACTGATGCTCTGATTATTCGCGCCTTCAACGACGCCGCCACCTCCGTCGATCAAGCCATCAACAGAACGGTAGTGGCACTCCTCAACAGTAAGGGGACCCAACGCGTTGATCCCTTCAGACTCTCCAGGTACCCCGACGCTATTGGCAGAGCCGCCGCCAGGCCAGCTGAACTCTTCGAACGCACCCTGGTCAACATTAGAAAATTGGTGAACGCTGGGGTCACGGGAAACGCATCGG AGTTTAGGTACGAAGAGATACTGACCGCAGCTCAGGTAGCCGAGATCGAGCGACTGTCGGGTTGCACGGCTCACCGTAGGATCAGCAACTGTTCAGACATGTGCTATCACAGTCGTTACCGCAGCATGGACGGCAGCTGCAACAACCTACAGCATCCGACTTGGGGTTCGTCATACACGGGTTTCAGGAGGATCCTGCAGCCGATATACGAGAACGGTTTTTCCTCTCCTGTGGGTTGGGAACCGGACCGTCTTTACTACGGTTTCCCAAAGCCGGCGGCCCGGCTGGTCTCAACGACGCTGATATCGACACACGACGTTACTTCCGACGACAAACTGACCCATATGGTTATGCAGTGGGGTCAGTTCCTCGACCACGACCTGGGCCACGCGCTCCCTTCGGTCACGAGCGAGTCCTGGGACGGTATAGACTGTAAAAAGTCCTGCGACAACGCGGCTCCGTGTTTCCCGATGCCCGTACCACCCGGAGATCCGAGGGTGAACAACAGGCGGTGCATCGACTTCATCAGGACAAGCGCGGTCTGCGGATCGGGCGAAACGAGTCCACTTTGGGGCGGCTTGATGCCCAGGGAACAGCTCAACCAGTTGACGAGTTTCATAGACGCCTCGCAGGTTTATGGCTTTGACGATATCCTGGGCAGGTATCTTCGCGACCAAACAAACGACAGAGGTCTCCTTCGCCATGGACCAACACTTCCGGGGTGGAAACCACTGCTGCCGTACGCCAACGGGGAGTTCGTAGACTGCCGTAGAAACCCCCTTGAGAGTACGATAAACTGCTTTGTCGCCGGTGATATAAGAGCCAACGAGCAGGTCGGGCTACTCGCCATGCACACGATATGGCTCAGGGAACACAACCGCATCGCCCGTGAACTTTTCACGCTTAACCCGCAATGGGACGGCGAAACGATTTACCAGGAGGCGCGTCGAATCGTCGGAGCCCAGATGCAGCACATCACTTACAACCATTGGATACCGAAGATATTCGGCGCCCCCATAGAGCAGCTTATAGGAGAGTACAAGGGGTACGATCCTGGCGTTAATGCGGGGATTTCCAATGTATTTACCACCGCAGCTCTCAGATTTGGACATTCTCTTATACAGCCGCGTCTCGAGAGATTCGACGCTGAGTTCAAGCCGATTCCCCAAGGTTCTTTACCGTTGAGGGACGCCTTCTTCGCGCCTTGGAGGCTCGTCGACGAGGGAGGAGTCGATCCGCTGATGAGGGGGATGTTTGCTACGCCGGCAAAGCTCAAACGGCCAGATCAGAATCTGAACAACGAATTGACCGAGCAGTTGTTCAGGACCGCCCACGCTGTGGCTCTTGATCTAGCAGCGATGAACATACAGAGATCGAGGGATCACGCCATTCCCGGCTACACGGAGTGGCGTAAATTTTGCAACATGTCCAACGTTGAGACCTTCGACGATCTCGCCGGAGAAATTAGCAGCCCGACGGTACGTCGGAAGCTCAGCGAGCTCTACGGGCATCCGGGTAACGTCGATGTTTGGGTCGGCGGGATCCTGGAGGACCAGCTACCCGGCGCCAAGGTCGGGCCGCTTTTCAAGTGCCTTTTGCTTGAGCAGTTCAAACGTCTGAGAGACGGAGATCGGTTCTGGTACGAAAATCCATCCTCCCTCCGACCGGAACAGCTCACGCAAATAAAGCAAACCAGTTTGGCTCGCATTATGTGCGATAATGGTGACAACATAACGCGCGTCCAACGCGACGTATTTCTCATGACTGATAAACCGGGCGAATATGTTTCTTGCGATGAGATACCAAGGGTTGATCTTCGCTTATGGGCAGAGTGCTGTGAAGACTGCGATGCCCAGAGTAACAGTATTTCACTTTCACGTTTCCGACGGAGTCTCAAGGAGGAATACTCGAAGAAGAGGAATCGGGACAAGAAGGACGAACGCCACAGTCTCGCTGAGGAGAAGCAGAGTTGTAACGATGCGATTAGAATATTAGAGAAGGAAGTTGTTACGATGAAACAGAAACTTGGTAAACTGAACGCCGAATTAAAACGATTGAAGGGATCGAGAAACGTGTGA